TTTTTTGAGGCCTGTTGGGACCTAAGGGTTAATGGGAAATTAGAGGAtaatcccaggaaaaaaaaaaaaaaaaggggaattaCAGGGAACATTTGGGATAATTCCTGAATAATTCTGTTAGGAGCCCCAAAGAAGGAtggtttggggaggggggggctGAACCCCAAATTTGAGGCCTGACAGGACCTAAAGGCTACTGGGGAAATCTAGGGAATCCTGGAGAAAACTGGGATAATCACAAGGAAAATTCAGAATAAACGTGAGAAAATTTTGGGAGAATACCAGGGAAAACTGGGATAATCCTGGGGTAACTCTGGGAAGACCCCAGGGTGTGTTTGGGGTTGGGAAAAACTTCTTCCAGGCCAGAGAGGATCTAATGGATAACAGGAAATTTCACAATAATCCTGGGGAAAATTTGGATTATCTCAGGGTAAACTGGGACAATTCCAGTGGAAACTGTGAGAATTCAGGAATAACTCTGGAAAAACCCCGaaagtggggaggggaaggagggggaggcaAAGACACCCCCAAGACACCCCCAAACTGTCTACTGAACTACTGACCCACCTTTATTTGGGCCCTAAAGGCTACCGGGGAAATCCTGGGGAAAACTGGGATAATcaggggaaaaatttgggataaTACTGTGGAAAGTTTGGGAAGACTCCACGTGTGGAGGGGCAGCTTGAACCTCCTTTTTTGAGGCCTCATCGGCCCTCAGGGCTAAGGGGAAAATTCAAGATATTTCTGGGGAAAATCAGGATAATCTTGAGGAAAACAGGGATAATCCTGTGATATCCCCTGGAGCAGGATGGGGAGGCACCCCCCACCCTGGTGCAGGGGGAGGGAAGCTCCAGCTGTCTcccctcttctttcccttttcccatttttttggggCCGTTGttcccccaaattcctgggCCTGGGGGTGTCACGATGCAGGAGGTGGGGGCTCATTACCTGAGCCATGCTGTGGGAGCCTTTGGCCTTACTTCTCGCCCAGGTAAAGCTCGTTTGGGGTAAGAAAAGGTGGGATCAGTaaatttttatggatttttggGCGGGCTCCAGTACCCGCCACGGCGCCGccattccttctcctcctcctcctcctcctcctcctcctcctcctcttcctcctcccaaggGGGCCACTGGGGCAGGAAGGGGGGGAGACAGGGCCGGGCTCCCCCCCAAAGCCGGGACCCCCCGAGCTGGGCGGGCGCTGGATCTGCGGGGACGGAGCTGAATCCAGGGGGATTCGCCTGGGGGAACAGCGGGAGAAGGGGGTCAGAGGGGGCCAGGGGGTCAGAGGGGGCCGAGGGGATCAGAGGGGGTCAGAGGGGCCCGAGGGGTCAGAGGGGCCCGAGGGGGTCAGAGGGGATCAGAGGGGCCCGAGGGGGTCAGAGGGGATCAGAGGAGGCCGAGGGGGTCAGAGGGGCCCGAGGGGGTCAGAGGGGGCCTGAGGGGGCCCGAGGGGGTCAGAGGGGCCCGAGGGGGTCAGAGGGGGTCAGGGGGTCAGAGGGGCCCGAGGGAAGGACGTCGGGGTGGGGACCAGGGAGGCAACAGGGACACCCCACGAGTAATGTGGAGAGGTGTCCCAGGACAGGATGGCACTGCGGGGCGTGCGGATAATTCCTGGAacagggggaagggggaaaaagggggtcccgggggtgggTGActctggggagggggaggtggGGACGATTCTGGGGGTTCCCCAGGGTGTCTGTAACCTGCGGGGGATGGAGGGGTCGGGGGGGGTGACACAGGAGGGACCACCAGGGCGAGGGGTCTCgggggggtcacacctgggggtGAGCGGGGAGGGCGCGGAGGGGGTGGGACACACCGGGGAGACCCCAGGGAGAGCGGGGGGCAGATCCCGGGGAGTCCCAGCGGCGGTGTCCCGGGGAGGGGTCTCAGCCGGGGAAAGGCTCGGGGAGAGGCACGTCGGGAGGGGTCACACCGGGGATCGGGGCCGCCTCTCTTGTTAGGGATCTCCTCCCAATCCCTCCCCATCCCCCTCCCACCCCTAGCCCGTTCCCCTCCCGCCATCCCCCGTGGGAACGGCCCCCCGGTGCCGGGCGGGGTCCGGGCGGGCCTGAGGGTGCCGGAGAGTCTGGCGGGAGGTGTCATGGTGGGGGGGGGCTCGATCCGTACCTGCCGCGGCCCCTCCGCGCTCCGAccgcccgagcccggccccgccgcccccccgccgccgccacccGGAACCGGAaacccccgcccccgccgccgcttCCGGGGCCGCAGGGCGCCGGGCGGAAGGGAAGGCTACCTTGCGCATGCGCAGAGTGGCGGCGGGACGGCGAACGCTGCGCCGCCATAGTGGGGTGGGGAAGTTGCCATGGCAACGGCGCGGCCTGGACCCCTCCGAGAGCCCCCGACCCTCCCTGACCCACCCCCAGGGGAGGGACCCACCCCTCTCGATCCCCCCTGACTCACCGCGATCGGGACCCACTACGGCCCGACCCCACCCCCGATCCCCAGGTCGCGCCCGGTCGCGGGACCGACGCCCTCCCGCAGACAATCCTCCGCCGGCGCCTCGCCTCCGCTGCCCCCACTCGCGACACACCCTTGGGGACCCCCTACTACAACCGCCCTTTGAGCTCCCCCCCTCACTGTGACTCCTTCCTTTGGGGCCTCCCCTGTGACCCCTTTTGGGGGCCGCTCCGCCCTTTTCCTCTGCCCCCCGTTAttgtcccccccacccccccgggGCAGGTACTGGCCCTCCCCGTGGTGTCTCAGAATTGAGGGGGATACTGGAAATGGGGCACTGGGATTGGGGGGCACACTGAGAAGGAAGGGCACTGGGCATGggtgtggggacacaggggacaagGGGGACACCAAACACTGGTGGTGGGACGCACTGGGAATGATGGGGGGACACTAGGGACAGCTGGGGGGTACACTAGGAATGGGGGGGATACTCTGGGGACGGAGGGGACAATGGGAATAAGTTTGGGGACCCTGGGAATGTGTGGTGGCCACACTGGGAATGGgttgtggggacactgggaatgggaggaCATATGGGGTCACCACTCTTCCCTCTTCCCACGGATCCAGGGACACAGTCCTAACCCTGCCCCCTGCCCCCAGAACCCTCTGGGGCTCCTTCCTGAGTCCTGGACTTTGCTCCTTGCCCCTTGGCGACGTGAGCAGAGGAAAATTCCATCCTGCggagggaagagagagaagcCAGGAGAGCCTGATCCAGGAGAGTCTGATCCCAGGAAAAGCTTCTCCTGGGAGCACCTAATTCTGGGATCACCTGGTCCCTGGATCACCTAATCCCAGGAGAAGCTGGTCCTGGCAGCACCTGATCCTGGAAAATTCCAGCTAGCAGAGGTGAGAAGAGAGGTGAGTCCCGAGAGCCTGATGCCCAGAGAAACCCATCCTGGGAACACCTAATTTTGCAATCATCTTGTCCCAGAACTACCTCATTCCAGAAGAACATCATTCTGGAATCACTTTATCCCAGGAGAATTTCACCCTGAGAGAGCCTTATTCCAGGAGCACCTCATCCCAGGGAGAAGCTCAGCTTGGGATCACCTTATCCCAGGAGATCCTTGTCCTGGGATCACTTTATCCCAGAATTATCTCCTTCCAGGAGAAGCTCATCCTGGGATCCCCCATCCTGCCACCTGCTGCCAATCCCAGACCCAGGGTCCCTCCGGCGCATTTCAGGGTCTCCTTGTGTTCTCCTGCCATGGCTGAGCCCTCTGGGGCTGGGTGCAGCATCCCATTGGATGATCCCGGCCTGGACATCGCCGCTGGGGaggaattcctgcaggaagtgtTCCAGATCCTGCTGGAGGAGGGCGTGCGGAAGAGCACGGATGCGACACAGAAGGTTGGGCCACTGGAGCACTCAGGAGGGTGGGggtccccaatcccatcccattcctgtTTCCAGTCCCATTctcaatcccaatcccattcctgtccccacAGGTATGTGTCTGGAAGGAGCCCGCTGCGAGGGGCTGGGGTCCCCAGTCTGTCCCTATTGCCTGTCCTGTTCCCAGGCATTCCCGgtcccagtcccaatcccatTCTCATTCCCAGTCATTCCCAGGCGTGTGACTGGAAGCAGACATGGAAGGGGGTGGGGGTCACAATATTGCTCCTTTCCCAGTCCTATTCCCATTCTGAAAACCAGTTCCAGTCCCGTTCCCAATCGTGTTCCTAATACAAGTCCCAGTTCCGCCCTGTTCCTGTAGCTagtcccattcccaatcccattctcAGTCCCATTTCCAGTCCTGTTCCCATTCCGAGTCCCCTTCCCAATCTTACACTCGGAACAGGACTGGGagtgggattggggttgggaatgAGAGTAAATCCCAGTTGCAGTCTCATTCTCATTTCCAGTCTGTTCCTGATCTTGTTTCCATTTCCAGTCCCATTTGCAATCCCACTTCCAGCCCCAttctcattcccattccccactCTGTGCACAGTTCCGGTGCCAGGCCTATTCCCATTCTGGTTCCTGGTTcctgtcccattcccattcccagtcttgtttccattcccagtccctcccagtcatTCCCAGCTCATTCCCAGGTGTGTGACTGGAAGGAGCCGCAGGAGCTGCGGGAGCTGCTGGATCTGGAGCTGCGGAGCGAcggggaggggcaggagcagctcctgcagcgcTGCCGGGACGTGCTGCGCTTCAGCGTCCGCACTGGTGCGCTCCCAGTATACACCAGTGCACACCAGTACACAGGAGTACAGCCCCAGGGCAGGCCCAGTgcctcccagggcagccccttCTCCGTTTGGCACGGCACCTCCCACGTCCTGGTCCAGCCCCAGCGGTTCCCAGTGTGGCCCCTGGTGCCTCCCAGTGTCGAACATTGTGGCCCCTGCCATgttcccctccatgtccccccgATATTCTGTGTCTCCCTTGactgcccctgtgccccccatTTCCCTCTGCATCCACTCCCTCACCCCACCATGTACCCCCAACTCCTCCATGTCCCTTCCGTTCCCTCCTTACCCACCCCCGATCCTTCATGTCCCCTGATCCTCCATGTCCCTCTTGCGTCCCCCCTCGATTCCCCTGTatcccccctgccccccagttttcccatttcctcccaCCCCTCCATTCTGCTCTCCATGTCCTCCTCCTGTCTCCTCAATCTCCTTATGACCCCACCATGAGATCCTCCCAGGTCCTTCCCTTATCTTCCTGTGTCCCACCTCCCATgtgccctccccagccctctcatgttcccccccatttccccctatCCCCTGCCCTATCTCTCTCTGTgtccccctccatgtcctcccctgACCACCCTATGTCCCCACCCATGttcccccaggtcacccccgGTTCTTCAACCAGCTTTTCTCGGGGCTGGACCACCACGCCCTGGCTGGCCGGTTCCTCACCGAGACCCTCAACACGAGCCCGTGAGCCCCCGACACCCCCAAATGGGGGCTGGTGGGTGGGGGGATCCCCTAAAAACCTGCCGTgaccctcccctcccccagaTCCACCTGCGAGGAACCCCTGGTGCTGATGGAGTGGGAGGTGTTGAGGGGAGGATGAAGTTTGgagggagggttttgggggtgttgAGGAGCCCAAATAAGAAAGGACCTGCCAAAACCCTGTCCTGACTCCCCTGATCTAGCCCCCAGTGTTGGTGCTGATGGGGGGGGGTTCTGCTGATGGGGGGAGGGGTTTGGGTGCTGAgtgggagggttttggggtgctgaggCTCCAGGGGAAGGTGTTTGGGGTTCTGAGGTTTCAGGGGGAGGGGAACCCTGTGACTCCTGCTGGACCCTTCCAGGTACACATACGAAATCGCCCCAGTGCTGGTGCTGATGGAGGAACAGGTCCTGGCCAAGCTCCGGGAGCTTGTGGGATGGAGTAGCGGCGATGGGATCTTCGCTCCCGGTATCCTGGACCCTTCCTGAGGGTTATCCCtgtcccccctctccccctggcAGCCTGTCCATGGTGCCCTGGGGGTGAAACAGAGGtccctgtcctgggcagggggcTCTATATCCAACATGTTGGCCATGAACGTGGCGCGATTCCGGCGTTTCCCGGAGAGCCGGAGCAGAGGGAACTGGGACCTGCCGCGCCTGGGCCTGTTTGCATCCCAGGAGGTGGGAGTGGGGGCTTcaggtcaccccaaaacctgatCCTCAGGGTCATCCCAATTTGGATCCatgaggtcaccccaaaactAGTCCCTGGCGTCATTCCAAACCTGGTCCTGGcatcaccccaaaacctgatCTGCAGGGTGATCCCAATTCTGATCCATGGGGTCACCCAAAACCTGATCCCTGGGGTCATCCCAAATGTGTCTCCCTGAGGTCACACAGGACCTGATCCCCTGGGTCACTCCAAATCTGATTCCTGGGATCTCCACAAAACCTGATCCAGGGTGTCACCTGGGGTCATCTCAAAACCTGATCCTGGCCTCACCCCAAAGCTGATCCTTGGAGGTCGTCCTAAACCTGATCcttggggtcaccccaaaacctggtcactgaggtcaccccaaaacctggcCCATGGGGTAACCCTGAGTCTGGTCCCTGAGATTACCCAAAATCTGGGGTTACCCCAAGTCTGGTCCCTGAGGTTACCCAAAATCTGGTTCCTGGGGTCCCCACAATCTCAGTCCTGTTTTCCTGCCCAGAGCCATTACTCCATCCTAAaaggagctgctctcctgggaatTGGCACGGACAACGTTCACCTGGTGCGAACAGACAAGAGGTGGGTGCTGGGAGGTCCTGGGGGACCCCAGGTCAGGGGTTCCTCCATGTCTCCATCCCTGTCCTTTCCCCTCAGGGGAAAGATGATCCCCgaagagctggagaaggagatCCAGAGGGTGAAAGCTGAGGTCAGGAGAGGCTGcaccccccatgtccccaaagcCCCTCAAACTCCCCAATGCCTCCCCAGTATGCCCAACAGCCTTCCCAGTGTTCCCAAAGCTCCCTCAAAGTCCACTCGAAGTCCCCAAAGCCTCTCCAGTGTTCCCAAAGCCCTTCCCATGTCCACTAAAcctccccatgtcccccagtgcccccccaaTGTCTCCCTAAAtctccccaatgtccccccaaatAACCTGAATCTCCCCCAATGCCCCCCCACTGTCCTTTCAACTCTCCCATGCACCCAATGTCCTCTGTCCTCCCCAGGCCTCCTGTCTCCCCTTAAAGTCAGTCCCCTGTCTGCCCCAAAGTCCTCTGTACCCCATTTCCTGCACCCTTAATGTCCCCCTGTATCCTCCAGCTCCCCCAACCTACCTCCTGAGCCCCCTCAAAGTCCCCCCATATGCCCACCAAGGGCTCgaagccccttcttttctgtgcCACCGTCCTGGCCACCTTTGACTTTCTGTGTCTCCCTgtctcccaaatccccccaagcCTTCCTTGATCAACAAAAACCCCTCCAGATCCCCTCCAAATTGCCCCCAAAGCTTGCCCAAATGCTCCCTCAGGACTCAGAgccccttttttttctgtgccacCATCCTGAGCACCTTCAAccctctgtgtccccctgtcctccttcccccaaatccccctcaggCCTCCCCAGGTCCCTCCCAAGCCCTCTCAGATTCTCTGCAAATCCCCCTGaaacccccccagaccccctcagACCCCTCCCAAAGCTCCTCCAAGTGCCCCCCACCCAAGACTTGGAGCCCCTTCTTTGTCTATGCCACCATCCTGGCCACCTTTGactccctgtgcccccctccCTTCCACCCTCTTCCATGCCCCCTGCACCCCCCAAtacccccagacccctccctaatcccccccagggctcagagcCCCTCTTTGTGTGTGCCACGAGTGGCACCACTGTCCTGGGCGCCTTCGACCCGCTGGACGCCATCGCCGACATCTGTGCCCGCCACGGGCTGTGGCTGCATGTGGACGTGAGTCCGGGGGGTCCCtggctgggggggctcaggggtccTCCTGTGGGTGCTGAtccccctttccctgcaggCAGCATGGGGGGGCAGCGCCCTCCTGTCCCCTCAACTCCGTCACCTCCTTGCTGGCATCCACAGGTGTgtccctccccctgcccccacaAAAGACTCCCACCCCCCCCCCGAGTTTTTGGGGATACCCTTTTCCCCACAGGGCTCCCCCAAACTCTGCTGTTCCTCCCCACCAGAGCCGACTCAGTGACCTGGAACCCCCACAAGCTGTTGATGGTGGGATTGCAGTGCTCGGCATTCCTGCTCCGTGACAGCTCCGTAGGTGCCCCTCATTGTGAATTCCTGCCCCTGGGATGCCTCCTGGGCCCCCTCATTAATTTTGGTGCCCCCTGCCCCTCCTAGGGGCTCCTGCAGCGCTGCCATGGCGTGGGGGCCTCGTACCTGTTCCAGCGGGACAAGTTCTATGACGTGTCCCTGGACACAGGGGACAAGAGCCCCCAGTGCGGCCGCCGCGCCGATGGCCTCAAGCTCTGGATCCTCTGGAAAGCAGTGGGAACCCGGGGGCTGGGACAGCGTGTGGAGCGGGCGTTCAGTGCCACTCGGTGAGCCTCGGGACTGGGGGAACCCTCCAACCTCCCAAACTCGGCTTCACCCCTTTGCTCCCCCCAGGTATCTGTTGGAGCAGgtgaagaggagggagggattcCAGCTGGTGATGGAGGTAAGGGTGATGCTGGAATGTGGGATGGGGGATGTGGACACCTAAGAGTCCCGGAGGTTGGAATGCCATACGTTTAAATAATCCTAGAGGTTTAACTCCCAGGGGATTAATCCCAAAGGTTTGAATCCCTAAGGTTTAAGTTCCAGAGTTTTCAGTCCCAGAGGCTGAAATCTCAGAGTTTTGAATTGTCCCAGTTTAAATCTTGGAGGTTTAAATCCCTGAAGACAAATCCCAGAGGTTTAAATCCCAGAATGTGAAATCCTGGAGTTTGGAATTCCACAGGTTTAAATTATCCCAGGGGTTGAAATCCCAGCAGTTTAAATTCTGGAGTTTTAATCATCCTGAAGTTTCCATTTTGGAGGTTTCAATCCTGGAGGATTAAATTCTGCAGGTTCCAATCCTAGACAATTAAATACACATGGCTGAATTCCTGGGGGTCCAAATCCCTGTCAAATTATGGGAATTGGGTGAATGGCCATaatctccttcctcttcctcttcctgcagCCAGAATTTATCAACCTCTGCTTCTGGTTCATCCCGCCCAGCCTGCGGGGCCAGGAGAGCTCCCCAGAAttctgggacaaactgggaaaGGTGAGCCCAGAATTCCAAATTTCTCCCACCACTAACAGTcctccaaatcccaaaaaaatcacccaaaaataaaaccaaaatcctCCTGAAATCGTATTTCCCCCTAGGTGGCCCCAGCCATCAAGGAAAAGATGATCCGGAGGGGCTCCATGATGGTGGGATACCAACCGCATGGATCCCACGTCAACTTCTTCCGGCAGATTATCACCAATCCTGCTGTCACCCGCCAGGACCTGGACTTCTTCCTGGATGAGATACAGGAATTGGGATGGGATCTGTGAGCACTCCCAAAAACCCCTGTGAAAGACCCAAAAACCTTCCCCCCATccctgaggaagaggagcagagaCTTGATTTCCTCCTCACAACCCAAAATTGGaaatgatcccaaaattccatgcTTATGGAATAAAAGAGCATTTAATGGTCCTGATCTGATAATAATTTGATATAACCCCACTCTCGAAATGGGGCTTGGGGTGTAGGGGGTCCCTCAATTCCCCTGGAAGCTCTGGAGGCAGTTGTGGATTTTGGGATGAGGATGTAGTGGCCTTGTGACTCTCCTGACATTCCCATGACTTCTTGAAGCTCCAGAGGTTGGAATTTGTATGGAAGAGGATCTGTCAGCACCCAAAAAACTCTTGGGAGAGTACCGCAAAACCTGCTGCATCCATCCCTGAGGAAGTGGAGCAGAGCCTAGACTTCCTTCTGGAATCTTTAAATCAGGAGTAAAGATGGATGTTCTCGGCGCTTGATCCCAAAACTCCACACTCATGgaataaaacagaatttaatGGTCccaattttatattaatttgatATCGCACTCCCCTCCCCCAGaaatggattttgggggtccctcaATTGCCCTGGAGGCTCTGGAGGAAGTCGAGGATTCCGGGATCGAGTCGGGCGTGCTCAAGGCAGGCTAGGAGCTGGGACACTGTGGCTTCATGTCGCTCCCGCCGCTGCCATGCCCGCAGCATCTCGAAATTCCACAGGACTGGATTGCCGGGATTTTCCTCCTGGATCTGCTCCAGCCGGCTCCGCTCCAGCCCTAGATGCAAAATTCCCACTTCTTGCCACTCTCTTCCCAATCTTTGGGCAACTTTCATCAAATCCTTCTCCGTCAACCGCCGGGG
This genomic window from Anomalospiza imberbis isolate Cuckoo-Finch-1a 21T00152 chromosome 22, ASM3175350v1, whole genome shotgun sequence contains:
- the CSAD gene encoding cysteine sulfinic acid decarboxylase isoform X1 is translated as MAEPSGAGCSIPLDDPGLDIAAGEEFLQEVFQILLEEGVRKSTDATQKVCDWKEPQELRELLDLELRSDGEGQEQLLQRCRDVLRFSVRTGHPRFFNQLFSGLDHHALAGRFLTETLNTSPYTYEIAPVLVLMEEQVLAKLRELVGWSSGDGIFAPGGSISNMLAMNVARFRRFPESRSRGNWDLPRLGLFASQESHYSILKGAALLGIGTDNVHLVRTDKRGKMIPEELEKEIQRVKAEGSEPLFVCATSGTTVLGAFDPLDAIADICARHGLWLHVDAAWGGSALLSPQLRHLLAGIHRADSVTWNPHKLLMVGLQCSAFLLRDSSGLLQRCHGVGASYLFQRDKFYDVSLDTGDKSPQCGRRADGLKLWILWKAVGTRGLGQRVERAFSATRYLLEQVKRREGFQLVMEPEFINLCFWFIPPSLRGQESSPEFWDKLGKVAPAIKEKMIRRGSMMVGYQPHGSHVNFFRQIITNPAVTRQDLDFFLDEIQELGWDL
- the CSAD gene encoding cysteine sulfinic acid decarboxylase isoform X2, which encodes MEEQVLAKLRELVGWSSGDGIFAPGGSISNMLAMNVARFRRFPESRSRGNWDLPRLGLFASQESHYSILKGAALLGIGTDNVHLVRTDKRGKMIPEELEKEIQRVKAEGSEPLFVCATSGTTVLGAFDPLDAIADICARHGLWLHVDAAWGGSALLSPQLRHLLAGIHRADSVTWNPHKLLMVGLQCSAFLLRDSSGLLQRCHGVGASYLFQRDKFYDVSLDTGDKSPQCGRRADGLKLWILWKAVGTRGLGQRVERAFSATRYLLEQVKRREGFQLVMEPEFINLCFWFIPPSLRGQESSPEFWDKLGKVAPAIKEKMIRRGSMMVGYQPHGSHVNFFRQIITNPAVTRQDLDFFLDEIQELGWDL